In the genome of uncultured Trichococcus sp., the window CCAGCAAAGTAATCCACCAAAGTAAAAGCTGTGGATAACGTTGTGGATAAAACGGCAGAACCAAAGTAATCCGACATTTTAACCTGGATGTCATAGGCATAATCACCGTTAAACCCCGCAACAACCTGAAACGTGTCATAGGTAAAGGCCGCGGCATCGGAATAGGCGGTTGTCCATGTTTCTGTTCCGACTTGCTTCATGTTGATTTCCAGCAGCTTGTCATTCAGGTTGTTCAGCGTTGTCGCCGTTGCCTTAAATACAACTTTGGCATGAATGCCTTCTTCTTCGTTCGGCGTTCCGTCTGGATCCACACGGCTGGCCGCTATGCTCAAAACACTTGGCGGCGTATAAGCCAGGACTGTGATCGTCACGCGGTGCGACGCTTTCCGTCCGCGGCTGTCTGTCACTTCAAAAACAACATCTTGTGATCCACTGTCCAGCAATTCGCTTGTTGTGGCCGATGCCGCGTTATAAGATGCGCCGTTTGCTGTGATCTTGTACGCGCTGATCGTGCTGCTATACACGCCGGATGCCGTCATTGCGATAGCCAGCTTTGACTTGCTTTGTACATAAGCCCCGAACTTGGCCGCCAATCCTGCCACGGCTTCCACAACGGTTGCGGTGTCGATTACCGGAATCACATCAGGCGGAACAATCGCATTCAGCCACGTTTCTGTTGTGCCGATCAGCGTATCACCTGAATAAGTTTCGCAATAAATCGCGCCCCAGCTGTTCGCTGCGTTCGGGATGTAATCCATCAGCCAAAGCGGGATGGTCCAGTTATGCTGCTCGTAATCAATCCGTTCGGCAATCCCTACCACCTGGCCATTCCACACGGCGTAAACGGTACTTGTGAACGATGTGCTGGGCCGGTTGATGGACAATCGGATGGTTTCGCCATAGTCTGCCGCCGTGATCGTTTCCAGCGTGGTGGCGTTTTTCGTCGTGATGGTTGATGCTCTTGGGATTGTGTCCAGCCAGTACGTGACGGCATCAAAATTCACGGTACCGATCCAGGTTCCGGACCAAGAAAGGCCGAAGTATTTCCGGAAGTCAATGCTGAATGACTTGGTCCCGTCTGCGTTGTGATAAATGCGTTTCGTCCGCTCCATTAGTAGGCTTTCGGTATTGCTGGAACCGCCCACGCTGCTGGTTGTCGAATACTCTTGTCCGGCAATCCATAGCGTTGTAGCATCGGATGTGCTATTGGTGTTATAACCATATGTGCCGCGAACGATGTACACGCGCACATTCACATCGCTGTAGTTTCCAGCGACGTTCTGCGACGCCGTCCAGTCGATGCGAATGGCTAGATTGCCGCTTGTGTATGGTACGTTTTGTGTATTACTGCCGCTTAATGCCATCGATTACACCCCCACCCATTTAAATGATAAATTGCCATTCGTCCGTGGGATAAAGGCATAATTCCCGATTTGTATACTGGTTAAAATTTGCGCATCCGTGATATACAGTTTGTTATCGCTGATGTAAGCGACTTCCGCGC includes:
- a CDS encoding DUF859 family phage minor structural protein; the protein is MALSGSNTQNVPYTSGNLAIRIDWTASQNVAGNYSDVNVRVYIVRGTYGYNTNSTSDATTLWIAGQEYSTTSSVGGSSNTESLLMERTKRIYHNADGTKSFSIDFRKYFGLSWSGTWIGTVNFDAVTYWLDTIPRASTITTKNATTLETITAADYGETIRLSINRPSTSFTSTVYAVWNGQVVGIAERIDYEQHNWTIPLWLMDYIPNAANSWGAIYCETYSGDTLIGTTETWLNAIVPPDVIPVIDTATVVEAVAGLAAKFGAYVQSKSKLAIAMTASGVYSSTISAYKITANGASYNAASATTSELLDSGSQDVVFEVTDSRGRKASHRVTITVLAYTPPSVLSIAASRVDPDGTPNEEEGIHAKVVFKATATTLNNLNDKLLEINMKQVGTETWTTAYSDAAAFTYDTFQVVAGFNGDYAYDIQVKMSDYFGSAVLSTTLSTAFTLVDYFAGGKGIAFGKVAEKVGMEIALDADFTKAPTIIAPVSDVADGAFMRLRRFDETLLAFIGTGAGGTGLNIHLYDGVSWSGMVSIGENGDIYTSGKLKTDGFIEAGGFTSKEILASTDLNNYVNPGLYHCLTNANAATISNVPAAAAFSLFVEKHAGIKQTFTRYEPGIPVTYIRNYYDGTWGAWYQVAFV